The stretch of DNA ATCTACAATTTTATTCTTATCTACATGATCAGTAAATTCAACAGTAGCTGTAGTTATCCCCTGGCTATTATTTGTTGCTGAAAAATTTCCAGTGCATATTATTCTGTGAGCATCACAGTTTTTATTTGGCAGATATATCCAACTATAAGGATTTGGGTCAATTTTGCATAAAACAGAAGTTGTACCATGAAACTCCAAATCACTGATAGCGTTAAAAATATTCTTTAAGTTCAATTGAGTATCTATTTTCGTTTTCAGATCTTTGATATTACCCGTATAAATAACAAAATCAAACTTCTCATTATCAATAATCCAGCTTCTTGTATCTGCTATATATCTAATAGAAGAAATAGGAGTATTATATTTTATATTTAGCTCTTTTGATAATCTGTCAGCTATGAATTGAGATCCATTGATCTTGGGATAAAAAAAACTACTATGAACCATTTCTTTTTCTTCTTTCCTAAAAATATTGTTTAATAAGATCTCTTCAACAGTAGGCATTGGTAGTTTACCTTCCAACCAAGATAGGGGTATTTTATTTAAGTCCTGTTTCCATATTTTTTCATTATATGGTTTGAAATATAGTTCATATAATGTTTTTCCAAATCGTTTTAATAAAAACTCTTCAAAATTTTCAAAAGTTTCGCTGGGTATTTTGCTAATGGATAATAAATCTTTAAGAATATTTTTGACTTGATCTTCAGATAATTGGTAAATATTATTCTCTATAGGGTATTTTACGAAATTCAGTAAATTGATAACAGTATTTCTTATAGTTGAAGTAAAATCCTGCTCTTTATTAAAAAAAGACCAAAACCAATCTAATACTTTTTTATTTTTTGAATTAAATACGTGTCCACCTACTATGTGATACAAATTATCCTCAACTCTAATACATTTAATTAGACCTCCAGATTGACTATCCTTTTCAAAAATAGTTATATCCGCATGTTCACTTAGGAGCTGAGCTGCAGATAATCCTGATATTCCAGCTCCGATAATCGCTATCTTGTCCATTCTTTAATTGTAATTTTTTAGTATGTTTTTAAGTAAGTTAACTCGGCAGGATGTATAATGTTTTTCCAAATAGGATTCATATTTGTCTGCATCAATAGGATGATTTAGAGCATAATCCATCTCCCTTTTAAACATTTCATAAGAATTAATATGAGGAGAAAATTCTGAAATATGGAAAAAATCTGTATCAGGGTTATCCTTATATCGTGCTAATACATGACATCCTGCAGCAAGAAATTCTAAAAATTTAGGCGTAACCTGATTAAAACCTTTAGTCCGGGATTCACCTCCATCAATTCCTGGTGTAGAATAAAGGCTTACGCGACTTTGGCGTAATAAAGAGATATAACTTTTTCTATCTTTAAATTCGCCTAAGATCTCTCCTTTATTTGTGCAATAGGTGAATTTCCCATCTTCTAGCTTTTCATATACATAGACAAAATTGGGATTCTCTTTAATATATTGATCCAGATATTCTTTCAAAATAGGATTCTGTCTTCCGGCCAATAATAAGTCATATTTTTTATCAGATAGCATATCTTTTTTAAATTGATAAAAATCTGGTAATGAGAGAGGAAAATGATAATATTTAAGAGGAACCTCACGTTCATCCAAAAACTTCATTACCTCTGCACTTGATATAAGCACAAAAGGATTATTTTTATAAGCGTTGATAAATCCTGTTAAATCGCTTTCTGATATATGGAAGTCAACAATCACAGGCAATATATTTTCACGATTGTAAGTATCTGAGCTGTTTCTTGCAGATATTTCAAAGCGCAGCATATTAGAATATTTTTTATTAATCAATGGAATAGATCCATTATATGGTACTCTTCGAATGATAGAATTAAACATACCATATAGTTTAGATTCATAAAATAACGGAATGTTGAATGTATTGGAAATAATATCTTCCCATTCATAAA from Dysgonomonas mossii encodes:
- a CDS encoding protoporphyrinogen/coproporphyrinogen oxidase — translated: MDKIAIIGAGISGLSAAQLLSEHADITIFEKDSQSGGLIKCIRVEDNLYHIVGGHVFNSKNKKVLDWFWSFFNKEQDFTSTIRNTVINLLNFVKYPIENNIYQLSEDQVKNILKDLLSISKIPSETFENFEEFLLKRFGKTLYELYFKPYNEKIWKQDLNKIPLSWLEGKLPMPTVEEILLNNIFRKEEKEMVHSSFFYPKINGSQFIADRLSKELNIKYNTPISSIRYIADTRSWIIDNEKFDFVIYTGNIKDLKTKIDTQLNLKNIFNAISDLEFHGTTSVLCKIDPNPYSWIYLPNKNCDAHRIICTGNFSATNNSQGITTATVEFTDHVDKNKIVDNLKLLPFSPQYITHRYTEYTYPIQSVDTRKVIDSFKRKLESQQFFLLGRFAEWEYYNMDTAIGAAMSLSEKIINLIKGNS
- a CDS encoding glycosyltransferase family 1 protein, producing the protein MMLSKIITTRKYKAWPSFHLIYEWEDIISNTFNIPLFYESKLYGMFNSIIRRVPYNGSIPLINKKYSNMLRFEISARNSSDTYNRENILPVIVDFHISESDLTGFINAYKNNPFVLISSAEVMKFLDEREVPLKYYHFPLSLPDFYQFKKDMLSDKKYDLLLAGRQNPILKEYLDQYIKENPNFVYVYEKLEDGKFTYCTNKGEILGEFKDRKSYISLLRQSRVSLYSTPGIDGGESRTKGFNQVTPKFLEFLAAGCHVLARYKDNPDTDFFHISEFSPHINSYEMFKREMDYALNHPIDADKYESYLEKHYTSCRVNLLKNILKNYN